The following coding sequences lie in one Eremothecium sinecaudum strain ATCC 58844 chromosome IV, complete sequence genomic window:
- the BEM1 gene encoding phosphatidylinositol-3-phosphate-binding protein BEM1 (Syntenic homolog of Ashbya gossypii AEL241W; Syntenic homolog of Saccharomyces cerevisiae YBR200W (BEM1); 1-intron in Ashbya gossypii), translating into MLKGFKLKKDSNYAKGRITSADISGPTPEGLTHMNRLRSSSNASSRGAKNSSSLTSTLTEVPTILKALYSYHAQSPGELSFSKGEYFQFIGEDGEWYEVNNPENAKRGMVPKNYFEPYSKSRVVSSQSILASPQQLQQQLKAGSLYAIVLYDFKAEKSDELTVFAGENLFICAHHNYEWFITKPIGRLGGPGLVPVGFVTIIDIDTGYATGCDVKDDIDSVNLPTVQEWKSNIAKYKASNISLGSVDHNNSHSNGNQSGPMYFAPQSFEALVVTYAAVDSFTLEGEKYWFHVICDLEDGRRHSLKRYYEDFYDLQVQLLDSFPEEAGKLRDSSGQWTKRIMPYIPGPVPYVTNSITKKRKDDLNIYVKELIALPPRISQANLVKSLFAIRNNGFDREVPREVPQTSNSNNKDTERLVESTLQTPKLKNVQQDESTLTASDTKIHDKMESLTLNDEHSSVRPTSSSVTSPVSPSKPTKVKFYYKDDIFALLLPSSITFAELHQKIAPRIDTEAFHMYIKVGEEMGAEITSNEQVSDLIREKLKITVLDAV; encoded by the exons ATGTTGAAG GGATTTAAACTTAAAAAGGATTCAAATTATGCTAAAGGAAGGATTACGTCTGCTGACATCAGTGGACCCACACCCGAAGGCCTAACGCACATGAACAGACTGAGAAGCTCTTCTAATGCTTCAAGTCGCGGTGCGAAAAACAGCAGTTCTTTAACTTCTACTTTGACAGAAGTTCCTACTATTTTAAAGGCGTTATATTCGTACCATGCGCAGTCGCCGGGCGAACTTTCGTTTAGCAAAGGCGAATATTTCCAGTTTATAGGCGAAGATGGTGAATGGTATGAAGTTAATAACCCAGAGAATGCGAAACGGGGGATGGTTCCAAAGAATTACTTTGAGCCTTATTCCAAGAGCAGGGTTGTATCTAGTCAAAGTATTCTGGCATCCCCACAGCAGTTACAACAACAGTTAAAAGCCGGTTCATTGTACGCCATTGTTCTATACGATTTCAAAGCGGAAAAGTCGGACGAGTTGACTGTGTTTGCAGGCGAAAATCTATTCATTTGTGCGCATCATAATTACGAATGGTTTATTACGAAACCTATTGGCAGATTAGGCGGACCTGGTCTCGTCCCTGTGGGCTTTGTCACCATTATAGATATTGATACGGGTTATGCAACAGGCTGTGATGTTAAGGATGATATCGATTCCGTAAATTTACCTACAGTGCAAGAGTGGAAGAGCAACATTGCCAAATACAAAGCTAGCAACATCTCATTAGGATCTGTTGATCATAACAATAGCCACTCAAATGGCAACCAGTCAGGGCCCATGTATTTTGCTCCACAGAGCTTTGAAGCCTTAGTTGTTACATATGCAGCGGTGGATTCTTTCACCTTAGAGGGTGAAAAGTACTGGTTTCACGTTATATGCGATTTAGAGGATGGTAGAAGGCACTCTTTGAAACGTTACTATGAAGATTTTTATGATTTACAAGTGCAGCTACTGGATTCATTCCCAGAAGAAGCAGGGAAACTGAGAGATAGCAGCGGCCAATGGACAAAACGTATCATGCCTTACATTCCAGGTCCTGTTCCTTACGTAACGAATTCTATTACCAAAAAGAGGAAGGATGACTTAAACATATACGTTAAAGAATTGATTGCTCTACCACCCCGTATATCACAAGCTAATTTAGTGAAATCGCTCTTCGCAATCAGAAATAATGGGTTTGATAGGGAGGTTCCTCGGGAAGTACCACAGACTAGCAATTCAAACAACAAAGATACAGAACGTCTGGTTGAAAGCACATTACAGACACCAAAACTGAAAAACGTACAGCAGGATGAATCTACCCTAACAGCTTCTGACACTAAAATACATGACAAAATGGAAAGCCTAACATTAAATGATGAACATAGTTCTGTGAGACCCACCAGTAGTTCAGTTACTTCACCAGTGTCCCCCTCCAAGCCCACAAAAGTGAAGTTCTATTATAAAGATGATATATTTGCTTTGTTACTACCCTCTAGCATCACATTTGCAGAGCTTCACCAGAAAATCGCACCAAGAATTGATACAGAGGCTTTCCATATGTACATTAAAGTGGGTGAAGAAATGGGTGCTGAAATAACGTCAAATGAGCAAGTTAGTGACCTCATTAGGGAAAAGCTAAAGATTACTGTTCTGGATGCTGTATAA